A segment of the Sphingobacterium oryzagri genome:
TTGAGCGATCTTGAGCTCGCATATCCAATACAAGGGTGTAGTGAGCCCGCATTTGAAAGCGGCACGATAGGTTATATGTCGCCACAACAGACCGCTGGAAGCCGACCCCACCCGGCCGATGATAGTTATGCCATTGCGGCACTTGTATACTACATTTATACCGACCAGCACCCCAAAATATTGCATAAGCTTTCGCAAGATCTTCGACGGGAAGCCATTTCTTCCTTGCCGCTCGATCCCGAATTACAGACATTACTTCAAGCAGCTATTTCCGATGATGAAAGCGCCCGCCCGGAAATTTCTCGTCTATGGCGTGTACTTTCCAGCTATGAGAAACAGGCATCTTCTGATCAGTCGCCACGACAAGTAAACAGTTTACGTGGAAAAATGGTCACCTGTGTACTATTACTCGCATTGGCAATAGCAAGCGTATACCTCCTTTGGCTAAGCAGCGACGACAGCAATCTGCGCAATAATGGGTTTACTCGGCAATTGATCGGTGCTGAGTTGCATCCCGTAAAAACATTCCCCATTCCTGAAGACAGCAAATATCTCGTCGGCATTGTGGCAGATACACTTTACTTATCCGACCGAAAGGTCGGTAAAGTGACTGCATTGTGCAAACATACGGGTACGTATCGGCAGTGGATAATTCCACTTGACAGTGCTTACCGCAGCGAATTCGCTAAATCCAGCGGCTTGCAACTGGACGGACACTACATTTACCTCTACGATGGTGCGAAGCGGCGTATCGTTCGGCAGCGTCTGCTGGATGGCAGCGTACACCAATATGCGGTAAGCGATGTGTTTACGCGTTTGCAGCCGATAAGTGCGCAGACAGCCATCATCCGTAAGTTTATAGCCGGCGAACGCGATCAGGCGTTGTATCGATACGATTTTGCTACTGGTAAAAGTAGTAAGCAGACTCGTCTCACTGCTGTACAAACAGATGGCGGCTTTTCAAGTTCGGGTTTGCTCGCCTACGATCCGCAGCGACAACGTTTAGCTTATGTGGCTCGCTATGCTAATCATATCCGTGTTTTAGACAGTAACCTGCGCGTTATCTCTAACGGCAACAGTATCGATACGTTTCATTATTACCGCACACGTGCTGTAGCGGTTCAGCGACGGGCAACCGACATCCTGACTAACGACGGTCCGCAGAAAAGCGTAAACCAACATGCTGTTATGACCAATAACAGACTGTACATCCACAGCATGATCAAAGCGGATAATGAAAAGCTTTCAGACTTCGAAAGCAGTACAGCAATTGATGTGTACAACCAAGATAATCTCCAATACCTCGGCTCTTATCGCTTACGCCATCGCAGCAAAGCATCATTACGTAACTTTTATGTAAAACAGGATACATTGTATGCGATGTTTCCATCGTTTATTTACCGCTATGAAATTGGCTTGTGTGCGAGGGATACGTGCGACAGATCGCCTCGATGAAACAAGGACTTTTTTGTGTCCAGACAAAAAGTATTGCCCCGTCCCGGCGAGGGACATAAAAGTATGTCGAAACGATCATTTTCCCTCCCACAAAACTTTCCGCCGCTCGCCGCGGCAAGGCCTTCCTTTTTTTCTTGATAAAAAAAGGAAGCAAAAAAATCAAGGCTGGGATTCTTAATGCTATCACGAACACTAATAACCTAAACCATCCGAAACTCGCTACGCTCAAACAGCGGATGCTTTTTAACGGTTATTACCATTCGCGATCACGCAGTCGAATCCAAGGCCGTTTGATTTTAAAATCGCTTTGCGAAGAAGTGAACGCTTGCGTCAATAAACGCTCCGCGATTAACGTCATCAACGTTTCATCAAGCGATGGAAAACAAGCAATTGACGCAGGATGTGCGATGGGAAGGCATGAGAAATTGTTATAAAAAATACAAAAGGATTTTTTTATAATAATTTCTAGCCTGCGCGGCAATTGGCTTGTGCGCGAGGGATGCGTGCGACAAATCGCCTCGATGAAACAAGGACTTTTTTGAATACTTTTTGTGTCCAGACAAAAAGTATTGCCACGTCCCGGCGAGGGACAAAAAAGTATGTTGAAACGATCTTTTACCCTCCCACAATCCTTTCCGCCGCTCGCCGCGGCCAGGCCTTCCTTTTTTTCTTGATAAAAAAAGGAAGCAAAAACCGACTGTAAGGAGCTCATGGACACAAAAAATAAACAAGAGTCCATAAAATCAAGGCTAGGATTCTTAATGCTATCACGAACACTAATAACCTAAACCATCCGAAACTCGTTACGCTCAAACAGCGGATGCTTTTTAACGGTTATTACCATTCGCGATCACGCAGTCGAATCCAAGGCCTTTTTTTGATAAACGCTTT
Coding sequences within it:
- a CDS encoding protein kinase domain-containing protein yields the protein MKSSSNNVYNRQITIQSYQHLLDEQGFDYKKQHVWLVVGNPSFVDSYLVYLSVCLAHANSILQAILPLLKRTKSPFMLVKDQLQHNHINNHAFPPVLFGKPLLVFFQDMQQLQHVSRMLAFATRQFSGMLLPNGLRIGSICYVAHSNRSSVAAENTFPYTFTVDADLRLAFPNAKDWEQKPVSRFIAHRYLPIRLLTSSHKGNILLGIDLLRLRYCFIKQARPWTGEDLHGRQMRDRLQWQKIATKKLQDRVAVPTIFTFHTQHGYDYLITRFIQADSLDSMIKAGVCSLTQRLVYLQRALKELLEMHQAGYIHRDLSAKNILVQQNGNVLLSDLELAYPIQGCSEPAFESGTIGYMSPQQTAGSRPHPADDSYAIAALVYYIYTDQHPKILHKLSQDLRREAISSLPLDPELQTLLQAAISDDESARPEISRLWRVLSSYEKQASSDQSPRQVNSLRGKMVTCVLLLALAIASVYLLWLSSDDSNLRNNGFTRQLIGAELHPVKTFPIPEDSKYLVGIVADTLYLSDRKVGKVTALCKHTGTYRQWIIPLDSAYRSEFAKSSGLQLDGHYIYLYDGAKRRIVRQRLLDGSVHQYAVSDVFTRLQPISAQTAIIRKFIAGERDQALYRYDFATGKSSKQTRLTAVQTDGGFSSSGLLAYDPQRQRLAYVARYANHIRVLDSNLRVISNGNSIDTFHYYRTRAVAVQRRATDILTNDGPQKSVNQHAVMTNNRLYIHSMIKADNEKLSDFESSTAIDVYNQDNLQYLGSYRLRHRSKASLRNFYVKQDTLYAMFPSFIYRYEIGLCARDTCDRSPR